In the Opitutaceae bacterium genome, one interval contains:
- a CDS encoding GNAT family N-acetyltransferase — MGKSPASIRFSRLGPEHGPDLCEFYNNLSRASLRTFRPLGTKTTIRVCRAIARDNQPDRDIKFDRVAWCSGIIVGWGFLWHLDSAEPDLGLGVADDFQGRGIGTRLVREVMAEAKRREVERVCLIVVKENEWAQKIYQRVGFQVRGEFVDDSDGLTYYRMSAEVGKVDAGE, encoded by the coding sequence ATGGGGAAGTCACCGGCCTCGATCAGGTTCAGCCGGTTGGGTCCCGAGCATGGACCCGATCTCTGTGAATTCTACAACAATTTGAGTCGGGCCTCGCTTCGCACCTTCCGGCCGCTCGGGACGAAGACGACCATCCGGGTATGCCGTGCCATCGCCCGCGACAACCAACCGGACCGGGACATCAAGTTTGACCGGGTGGCCTGGTGTTCGGGCATCATCGTGGGATGGGGTTTCCTCTGGCACCTGGATTCAGCGGAGCCTGATCTCGGCCTGGGTGTGGCCGACGATTTTCAGGGTAGGGGAATCGGAACCCGACTGGTCCGGGAGGTCATGGCGGAAGCGAAGAGGCGAGAGGTGGAGAGGGTGTGCCTCATCGTGGTGAAGGAGAATGAATGGGCCCAGAAGATCTACCAGCGGGTTGGCTTTCAGGTGCGGGGCGAATTCGTCGACGATTCGGACGGCCTCACCTATTACAGAATGTCGGCCGAGGTCGGCAAAGTTGATGCAGGCGAATGA
- a CDS encoding SGNH/GDSL hydrolase family protein, translating into MKTLSDGSTLLFNGDSITDCGRARPVGERDGLGEGYVAFVNGLLAVRQPEKKVRVLNTGVSGNRVIDLQIRWDEDVIALHPNWLSILIGINDVWRHFDNALNPNQVAIDRYEEVYRGLLDRTRPGLDGLVLMTPYFIEPRPEDAMRIQMDAYGAVVRRLAADYDAVFVDLQAAFDRVLAHCPSQSLAGDRVHPNKTGHMIIAESFLEALGIR; encoded by the coding sequence ATGAAGACGCTTTCTGACGGTTCCACCCTGCTATTCAACGGCGACTCGATCACCGACTGCGGCCGGGCCCGGCCGGTCGGCGAACGCGACGGTCTCGGCGAGGGCTATGTTGCCTTCGTCAACGGCCTCCTCGCGGTGCGGCAGCCCGAAAAGAAAGTCCGGGTGCTGAATACCGGGGTCAGCGGCAACCGGGTCATCGACCTCCAGATCCGATGGGATGAAGACGTCATCGCGCTTCACCCCAACTGGCTCTCCATTCTCATTGGAATCAACGATGTCTGGCGGCACTTTGACAATGCCCTCAACCCGAATCAGGTTGCCATCGACCGTTACGAGGAAGTCTACCGCGGGTTGCTCGACCGCACCCGTCCCGGACTCGACGGTCTTGTCCTGATGACTCCCTATTTCATCGAACCCCGCCCGGAGGACGCGATGCGGATTCAGATGGATGCCTACGGGGCGGTGGTTCGCCGCCTGGCCGCGGACTATGACGCTGTCTTTGTCGACCTCCAGGCCGCCTTTGACCGCGTGCTTGCCCATTGCCCCTCACAGTCGCTGGCCGGCGACCGTGTGCACCCGAACAAGACCGGTCACATGATTATCGCCGAATCGTTTCTGGAAGCCTTGGGAATCCGGTAA
- a CDS encoding DUF1254 domain-containing protein, with protein sequence MNTIRKQNFLAALFVSAVTATTWAAEPPKMKMTTDIPESIITPDYVSTRIGTLSFFDGYPDDATTQLVYDNLDFINGVKAFLNAVPGASAEAFRTGWATQGADNNQTVIIMEDLMDSRSLYLTPNTESIYHMAWYDTSEGPLVIETPPNVLGIIDDHWFKYVGDFGNAGPDRGKGGKYLLLPPGYEGDIPEGYHVLRSKTYGNLMFYRGFLDNGSTATALKNTRKYYRVYSLKDADNPPPMEFINVSGKAFNTIHANDFGFFEEVNAIVQYEPNEASDPETLGLLASIGIQKGKEFAPSPRMKAILTDAVAVANATARALSFRPRLEGVYYFDDRQWFTNFHGGSYEFLLEPGVRNLEGRVLFHYYATGITPAMAMKMVGVGSQYAAATTDAEGNPLDGSKNYRIRLPAGIPARDFWSFVVYDNQTRSMLQTDQQFPSISSQRKDVVINADTSVDLYFGPTPPKGHESNWVQTVPGKGWNVLMRLYGPEQAWFDQTWRPGDFELVK encoded by the coding sequence ATGAATACCATACGCAAACAAAATTTCCTCGCCGCTCTGTTCGTCAGCGCGGTGACGGCAACCACCTGGGCCGCCGAGCCGCCGAAAATGAAGATGACGACGGACATCCCCGAGTCGATCATCACGCCGGACTATGTTTCGACCCGCATCGGCACGCTGTCATTTTTCGACGGGTATCCCGACGACGCCACCACGCAGCTGGTTTACGACAACCTGGACTTCATCAATGGCGTAAAGGCGTTCCTCAATGCCGTGCCGGGAGCCTCGGCGGAAGCCTTTCGCACCGGTTGGGCCACCCAGGGGGCGGACAACAACCAAACGGTGATCATCATGGAAGACCTGATGGACTCCAGGTCACTCTATCTCACCCCCAACACGGAGAGCATCTACCACATGGCCTGGTATGACACCAGCGAGGGACCCCTGGTCATCGAAACCCCGCCCAATGTGCTCGGCATCATTGATGACCACTGGTTCAAATATGTGGGCGACTTCGGCAACGCCGGTCCCGACCGGGGCAAGGGCGGCAAGTATCTCCTGCTTCCTCCCGGATACGAAGGTGATATCCCGGAAGGCTACCACGTGCTGCGCTCGAAGACTTACGGCAACCTGATGTTTTACCGGGGTTTTCTCGACAATGGGAGCACGGCCACCGCCCTCAAGAATACGAGAAAATACTACCGGGTATATTCGTTGAAGGACGCCGACAACCCACCACCGATGGAATTCATCAACGTCTCCGGCAAGGCATTCAACACCATCCACGCCAACGATTTTGGATTCTTCGAAGAAGTGAATGCCATCGTCCAGTACGAGCCAAATGAGGCCTCGGATCCGGAGACCCTGGGCCTGTTGGCCTCCATCGGCATCCAGAAGGGCAAGGAGTTTGCCCCATCTCCCCGGATGAAGGCGATTCTGACCGACGCGGTGGCCGTGGCCAACGCCACCGCCCGGGCGCTTTCCTTCCGGCCCCGCCTGGAGGGCGTCTATTATTTCGATGACCGCCAATGGTTCACCAACTTCCATGGGGGCAGCTACGAATTCCTGCTGGAGCCGGGCGTGCGCAACCTGGAGGGACGGGTCCTGTTCCATTACTACGCGACGGGAATCACCCCGGCCATGGCCATGAAAATGGTGGGAGTTGGATCGCAATACGCCGCCGCCACCACGGATGCGGAAGGCAATCCGCTCGATGGCAGCAAGAACTACCGAATCCGTCTGCCTGCCGGCATCCCCGCGAGAGACTTCTGGTCCTTCGTGGTTTATGACAACCAAACCCGCTCCATGCTGCAAACCGACCAACAGTTCCCCAGTATCAGCAGCCAGCGGAAAGACGTGGTCATCAACGCCGATACCTCGGTGGATCTCTACTTCGGGCCGACCCCACCGAAAGGACACGAATCCAATTGGGTGCAGACGGTTCCCGGCAAGGGTTGGAACGTCCTCATGCGCCTCTACGGACCGGAGCAGGCGTGGTTCGACCAGACCTGGAGGCCCGGCGACTTCGAACTGGTGAAGTGA
- a CDS encoding response regulator transcription factor: MPPSTPTVFLVDDEPGMRKALSRLLGAEGFKVRAFPSAKAFLDSYREDESGCLVLDIAMPDLDGLELQERLSHSGILLPIVFLTGRGDIPMTVQAIKAGAVDFLTKPVNDEALLNAVRAALQRAEEQHERIAEAAHLRQRHGRLTPREAEVMRYVVAGHLNKQIAAELGTGEQTIKVHRARVMKKMGVESLADLVRAGERLGLSRPVIRDP; encoded by the coding sequence ATGCCACCCTCCACTCCCACAGTCTTTCTCGTCGACGACGAACCCGGAATGCGCAAGGCCCTCTCGAGACTGCTCGGGGCGGAGGGATTCAAGGTACGTGCTTTCCCTTCAGCGAAAGCCTTCCTTGATTCGTATCGCGAGGATGAATCCGGTTGCCTGGTCCTGGACATTGCAATGCCGGACCTTGATGGCCTCGAACTCCAGGAACGGCTCTCACACTCCGGAATCCTTCTGCCGATTGTGTTTCTCACGGGTCGCGGTGACATACCCATGACGGTCCAGGCCATCAAGGCCGGTGCCGTGGACTTCCTCACCAAACCGGTCAACGACGAAGCCCTCCTGAACGCAGTGCGTGCAGCCCTGCAACGCGCGGAGGAGCAGCACGAGCGGATAGCGGAGGCAGCCCATCTGCGACAGCGGCACGGCCGACTGACGCCCCGTGAGGCCGAAGTAATGCGGTATGTGGTTGCCGGACACCTGAACAAGCAGATTGCCGCCGAGTTGGGAACTGGCGAACAGACGATCAAGGTTCACCGCGCCCGGGTCATGAAGAAGATGGGTGTCGAGTCACTGGCTGACCTGGTGCGTGCCGGCGAACGCCTGGGCCTGAGCAGGCCGGTGATCAGGGATCCGTAG
- a CDS encoding transporter — MSPRTYWPAPEGTRVVVTGYAFADGNVLTDPSLPVESMDSQIHTAILSYMQTFGLLGRTANILVEVPYSWARSKGFLLGEPVQRTYSGVNDLGVALGVNLIGAPSMGPKEFVDLRANPRPIVGASLKVVAPTGDYDWGRLLNLGTNRWAFRPRVGCILPLTSRWHLELEAGAWIFTDDNDFVAGERKQNPIVSGEVHIVRRFKPGFWMSLESTYFKGGRQTIGGDRLVDEQDNLRAGVTVALPVAKNQVIKIGFSTSVVTDFGNDFDEGLITYGIAF, encoded by the coding sequence ATGTCACCCCGAACCTACTGGCCGGCTCCGGAGGGAACCAGGGTTGTTGTCACCGGTTACGCCTTCGCCGACGGCAACGTGCTCACCGATCCTTCGCTGCCTGTCGAAAGCATGGACTCACAGATCCACACCGCCATCCTGTCCTATATGCAGACGTTTGGTCTTCTGGGCCGGACGGCCAATATTCTCGTTGAAGTGCCCTACTCCTGGGCCCGGTCGAAGGGCTTCCTGCTTGGAGAGCCGGTCCAGCGAACCTACTCGGGCGTCAACGATCTCGGCGTGGCCCTGGGGGTGAATCTGATCGGCGCTCCGTCCATGGGACCCAAGGAATTCGTGGATCTGCGAGCGAATCCCCGTCCGATCGTTGGAGCGAGCCTCAAGGTGGTCGCACCGACCGGCGACTACGACTGGGGTAGACTGCTCAATCTTGGAACCAATCGATGGGCTTTCAGACCCCGGGTGGGTTGTATCCTGCCACTTACCTCCAGGTGGCATTTGGAACTCGAAGCCGGCGCCTGGATTTTCACTGATGACAACGACTTTGTCGCTGGTGAACGGAAACAGAACCCCATCGTCTCAGGTGAAGTCCACATCGTGAGACGTTTCAAGCCCGGCTTCTGGATGTCGTTGGAATCCACCTACTTCAAGGGCGGCCGGCAGACGATAGGCGGCGATCGATTGGTGGACGAGCAGGACAACCTCAGGGCCGGGGTCACCGTCGCGCTCCCCGTCGCCAAGAACCAAGTGATCAAAATTGGTTTCAGCACCAGCGTCGTCACCGATTTCGGGAACGATTTTGATGAAGGCCTGATCACCTACGGAATCGCTTTCTGA
- a CDS encoding alpha/beta hydrolase: protein MKSTHHLPALLAAILGLSGILCPAPAAEGPGDESHLVHVGNTTVEYFSVGKGETVVLLPGGSLSVNYLANLARSLDASGYRAVRINPRGAGASTGTAEGVTLHTLADDVAGVIKQLDAGPVWVAGHAFGNRVARMLASDHPELVKGVILLAAGGKVAPTPDAQKALASIFDSGTSDADYLDAMQYMVGDPADKALAGEALRQSRAPNAGPIQRTAEMSTRLTDWWAPAGNIPFLILQGANDQAPPPENGRLLKADLGDRATLVDIPGAGHLMVVTKPDVVSEEIEKFIRQHANAGK, encoded by the coding sequence GTGAAGTCGACACACCATCTGCCTGCACTGCTGGCCGCCATCCTGGGCCTGTCCGGAATTCTCTGCCCGGCTCCGGCTGCGGAGGGCCCCGGGGACGAATCCCACCTCGTCCATGTGGGCAACACGACCGTGGAGTATTTCAGTGTCGGGAAAGGCGAGACGGTCGTCCTGCTGCCGGGTGGCAGCCTGAGCGTGAATTACCTCGCGAATCTTGCCCGGTCGCTGGATGCGTCCGGTTACCGTGCGGTGCGGATCAATCCGCGTGGGGCGGGCGCGAGCACCGGAACGGCGGAGGGCGTGACCCTGCACACTTTGGCGGACGATGTCGCCGGGGTGATCAAACAATTGGACGCCGGTCCGGTTTGGGTTGCCGGTCATGCATTCGGCAACCGCGTGGCGCGGATGCTCGCCTCCGACCATCCGGAGTTGGTCAAAGGTGTCATTCTGCTCGCTGCAGGTGGGAAGGTCGCCCCGACTCCTGATGCGCAGAAAGCCCTGGCCTCGATCTTCGATTCTGGCACATCCGATGCCGACTATCTGGACGCCATGCAATATATGGTGGGTGATCCGGCCGACAAGGCGTTGGCCGGCGAAGCCCTCAGGCAGAGCCGTGCACCGAACGCCGGACCGATTCAGCGTACCGCGGAAATGTCCACCAGACTCACCGACTGGTGGGCGCCGGCCGGGAATATACCCTTCCTTATTCTGCAGGGGGCAAACGATCAGGCCCCTCCCCCGGAAAACGGACGGCTGCTCAAGGCCGACCTCGGAGATCGCGCCACGCTCGTGGACATCCCGGGCGCAGGGCATCTGATGGTAGTGACCAAGCCTGATGTTGTCTCCGAAGAGATCGAAAAGTTCATCCGGCAGCACGCAAATGCCGGGAAATGA
- a CDS encoding arylsulfatase: protein MKSSKTAILSLSVFTIALCSQAAAALKSGDGNAIPYPKKEWKGVQGKTLADSKPYFVGQPKAPDGAPNVLVIMLDDAGYSNATSYGGVMRTSTFDRIANEGIRYTHMSVAAVCSPTRGSLLTGYNIHQIGTGIISEFATGYPGYNSQIDYTTPSIARILTDNGYATAAFGKWHNTPMEEASPAGPFESWPTGIWGFEYFWGFLGGETNQFHPLLYENTTAIDTPATNADGSEFHLSQGMADQAIQWLDNWKGLRDVPFFIYYTPGAVHAPIQVPKEWRDKYTGQFDDGWHAYRAQQLERQKKLGLVPKDARMVDWPEVLPTWDSFSKEGKAYLARQMEVNAAFLEHVDYHIGRLIEHLEEMGELDNTLIIYLTADNGATAEGTPTGTFSELLMQNGFPPLTMEQQLEKLEEFGGLDAWGGPHMANHFSVAWAYASSTPFQWTKQMASHFGGTMSATAIRYPKAIEARGEWRRQFQNITDLVPTILEVTGVPAPDYVNGQKRKPYPGKSLTYAWNNPDAKTNHPTQYFEMLGFVGLYHDGWTIAGKPYRIPWSMDPQAMAKFDPLNTEWELYNIEKDPIQQVNVADKYPKKVKELETLFWEEADKYDVYPIGGSMGRPLQPESNPQRAGKKHWELTPNVYRVPELAGPEIKSTNYEVNAYITADDTTEGVIYAVGEHIGGQALFIKDGKLRYSYSTLGLYWHDFDGDVKIPAGDLKITLKHTMKEPVLNGPSTVELFINDSKVGEMDITATVYGSYTAHETFDIGRDEGMPVNEEYADKGKFIFTPGQLHKVVFDIKNPEQVVEASAYSIIE from the coding sequence ATGAAATCATCAAAGACCGCAATTCTGTCTTTAAGTGTGTTCACTATTGCGCTCTGCAGCCAGGCAGCCGCCGCGCTAAAGAGTGGAGACGGCAACGCCATCCCCTATCCGAAAAAAGAATGGAAAGGGGTCCAGGGGAAAACCCTGGCGGACTCAAAACCCTATTTTGTCGGGCAGCCCAAAGCGCCTGATGGGGCACCCAATGTACTGGTCATCATGCTCGATGACGCCGGTTATTCGAATGCGACATCTTATGGGGGCGTCATGCGCACCTCCACTTTTGACCGAATCGCCAATGAAGGCATCCGATATACGCATATGTCCGTCGCTGCAGTTTGTTCCCCCACCCGGGGCTCACTGTTGACCGGCTACAATATTCACCAGATCGGCACCGGCATCATATCGGAGTTCGCCACCGGCTATCCGGGGTACAACTCGCAGATTGATTACACCACCCCATCCATTGCCAGGATCCTGACCGACAATGGCTATGCCACGGCCGCCTTCGGCAAATGGCACAATACCCCCATGGAAGAGGCCTCGCCAGCCGGTCCGTTTGAGAGCTGGCCGACCGGTATCTGGGGGTTTGAGTATTTCTGGGGATTTTTGGGCGGCGAGACCAATCAGTTTCATCCGTTATTGTACGAAAACACCACGGCTATTGACACCCCGGCAACAAATGCCGATGGATCGGAATTCCATCTATCCCAGGGGATGGCCGATCAGGCCATCCAGTGGCTGGACAACTGGAAAGGCCTTCGGGATGTGCCTTTCTTTATCTACTACACGCCGGGTGCGGTTCATGCGCCCATCCAGGTGCCAAAAGAGTGGCGTGACAAGTATACGGGACAATTTGATGACGGATGGCATGCCTACAGAGCGCAGCAGCTGGAACGCCAGAAAAAACTGGGCCTGGTGCCCAAAGACGCCAGGATGGTGGACTGGCCGGAAGTCCTGCCCACATGGGATTCCTTCAGCAAGGAGGGGAAGGCGTATCTGGCACGGCAGATGGAGGTCAATGCCGCTTTTCTGGAACATGTGGATTATCACATCGGGCGTCTCATCGAGCATCTTGAGGAAATGGGCGAGCTGGACAATACCCTGATTATTTATCTGACCGCCGACAACGGCGCCACGGCGGAAGGAACCCCCACTGGCACATTTTCCGAGCTCCTGATGCAGAACGGGTTCCCGCCGCTGACCATGGAACAGCAGCTGGAAAAACTCGAAGAGTTCGGCGGGCTGGATGCCTGGGGCGGGCCGCACATGGCGAACCATTTTTCCGTGGCATGGGCCTACGCATCCTCCACCCCGTTCCAGTGGACCAAGCAGATGGCGTCCCATTTCGGCGGAACAATGTCCGCTACAGCCATAAGATACCCCAAAGCCATCGAGGCAAGGGGCGAATGGCGAAGACAATTTCAGAATATCACCGACCTCGTTCCAACTATTCTGGAGGTAACAGGTGTTCCTGCACCCGACTATGTGAACGGCCAGAAACGAAAGCCGTATCCGGGAAAATCGCTCACCTATGCATGGAACAATCCCGATGCCAAAACCAACCATCCCACCCAGTATTTTGAAATGCTGGGATTTGTGGGGTTGTATCACGATGGCTGGACCATTGCCGGGAAACCGTATCGCATTCCCTGGTCGATGGATCCTCAAGCCATGGCGAAATTCGACCCCCTTAATACCGAATGGGAATTGTACAACATTGAAAAAGATCCCATCCAGCAGGTGAATGTGGCGGACAAGTACCCGAAAAAAGTCAAGGAACTGGAAACACTGTTCTGGGAAGAGGCGGACAAGTACGATGTCTATCCTATCGGCGGTTCTATGGGTAGACCGCTGCAACCGGAATCCAATCCGCAGCGGGCCGGGAAAAAACACTGGGAACTGACACCCAATGTGTACCGGGTTCCCGAGCTGGCCGGACCTGAGATCAAATCAACCAACTATGAGGTCAATGCCTATATAACGGCTGATGATACGACCGAGGGTGTGATTTACGCGGTTGGCGAACATATTGGCGGACAGGCGCTGTTTATCAAAGACGGAAAGTTGAGATACAGCTACTCCACCCTTGGCCTGTATTGGCATGATTTTGACGGGGACGTGAAAATCCCTGCCGGGGATCTTAAGATCACCCTGAAACACACAATGAAAGAACCTGTATTGAATGGGCCTTCAACTGTCGAACTCTTTATCAATGATTCAAAAGTGGGTGAAATGGACATTACTGCGACTGTATATGGTTCTTATACAGCTCATGAAACATTCGATATCGGCCGTGATGAAGGCATGCCGGTGAATGAGGAATATGCAGACAAAGGCAAATTTATATTTACACCGGGACAGTTGCACAAGGTGGTATTCGACATCAAGAATCCCGAACAGGTAGTGGAAGCCTCTGCGTACAGCATCATTGAGTAG
- a CDS encoding ATP-binding protein: MSWVTAIWSMVASACLTLAAMHVLVWSRHRASWANLAFGLAATGVAGIAAGELMMMRSATPEELGSTVRWTYLAVAVVVIALVGFVQASFGNGRKWLGWSAVSLQILALALNFATGANIIQRDITALRQMDFLGETISVAAAYTTNFWIHVDQLCALFLVLYVADATARLWRRGDPGERRRATRVGGSILGFILLATGYSALVDNQVIQSPYFISLPFLAIVLVMGLELSRDLLRSGQLVQELRTSESRLLTSRAELSDQLQFERMVTELSATLMHAPAAKVEEVIIAAMGRVADLLGFEIAVYSLLFGGGTGLVAYVWNKPGFPGMPSNLTEKDFPWKARELSAGRDTHIRTIDDFPPEASVDRATYLRYGIKSSFDVSIMMGGQPVGVFSLGSFRKEQSVPPQIIQRQRIVGDLFANAILRAESETALRESERRLDLAAEAANLGLWFWNTQENTMWATRRARDLFGFPPETALTYEMWLERLHPEDRPVIEAALAEARDHQGIYDTEYRIMRPDGEVRWIAARGEVATDPGSESTSMTGVVVDITERRRSEREIEQQRSELAHLSRVSTVSELSGSLAHELNQPLAIILTNAQAALRFLAQDPPDLSEARDILNDIVSEDQRAGQIIQKLRSLLKHGETSLRCLSVNDTIDEVLQLARSDLIEQGVTVRRNLSGVRPKVMADSIQLQQVLLNLVRNSCDAMTDNPVSGKHLTLATSHHDNQVRISVSDTGCGLPADLESVFESFYTTKEQGLGLGLSICRSIIRAHKGRLWAETPDGGGAVFCLELPAVETARAETG, encoded by the coding sequence ATGAGCTGGGTCACCGCAATCTGGTCCATGGTTGCATCGGCGTGCCTGACGCTTGCGGCCATGCATGTGCTTGTCTGGTCGAGACACCGGGCCTCGTGGGCCAACCTGGCATTCGGGCTGGCCGCCACCGGAGTGGCCGGCATCGCGGCCGGTGAACTGATGATGATGCGGTCAGCCACACCGGAGGAGCTTGGCTCCACCGTCCGCTGGACCTACCTGGCCGTCGCCGTGGTTGTGATCGCCCTCGTCGGCTTCGTCCAGGCCAGCTTCGGGAACGGCCGAAAATGGCTCGGCTGGTCGGCCGTGTCGCTGCAGATCCTGGCCTTGGCCCTCAACTTCGCTACAGGGGCGAACATCATCCAGCGCGACATCACCGCGCTGCGACAAATGGATTTCCTCGGGGAAACCATTTCAGTGGCTGCCGCCTATACAACCAATTTCTGGATACACGTCGATCAGCTCTGCGCGCTCTTCCTCGTTCTATATGTCGCGGACGCGACCGCTAGATTGTGGCGCAGAGGAGATCCCGGGGAACGTCGGCGCGCCACGAGGGTGGGCGGCTCCATCCTGGGCTTCATTCTCCTGGCAACCGGATACAGCGCCCTGGTGGACAACCAGGTGATCCAGTCGCCGTATTTCATCAGCCTGCCGTTTCTCGCCATCGTCCTGGTCATGGGTTTGGAGTTGAGCCGGGATCTCCTGCGCTCGGGACAACTGGTGCAGGAACTGCGGACAAGCGAGTCCCGTCTGCTGACCAGCCGCGCCGAGTTGAGCGACCAATTGCAGTTTGAGCGCATGGTCACCGAGCTTTCCGCCACACTGATGCATGCGCCCGCCGCCAAGGTGGAAGAAGTCATCATCGCGGCCATGGGGCGAGTCGCAGATCTTCTCGGATTCGAGATCGCGGTGTACTCGCTGCTCTTCGGCGGGGGAACGGGACTGGTCGCTTATGTCTGGAACAAACCTGGGTTTCCCGGGATGCCGTCCAACCTGACGGAGAAGGACTTCCCCTGGAAGGCACGGGAACTGTCCGCCGGGCGGGACACCCATATCCGCACCATCGACGACTTTCCTCCCGAAGCCAGCGTCGATCGCGCCACCTATCTACGGTACGGCATCAAGTCCTCCTTCGATGTTTCCATCATGATGGGCGGGCAGCCGGTCGGGGTTTTCAGCCTGGGTTCATTCCGGAAAGAACAGTCGGTGCCGCCACAGATCATCCAGCGGCAACGCATCGTGGGCGACTTGTTTGCCAACGCCATCCTCCGCGCCGAGTCGGAAACCGCCCTGCGCGAGAGCGAACGCCGGCTGGATCTGGCGGCCGAGGCCGCCAACCTTGGACTGTGGTTCTGGAATACGCAGGAGAACACCATGTGGGCCACGCGGCGCGCCAGGGATCTCTTCGGGTTTCCTCCGGAAACGGCCCTCACCTACGAGATGTGGCTCGAGCGACTCCACCCGGAAGACAGACCCGTGATCGAGGCGGCGCTGGCCGAAGCGAGAGATCACCAGGGTATTTATGACACGGAGTACCGCATCATGCGCCCCGACGGCGAGGTGCGCTGGATTGCCGCCCGCGGTGAGGTCGCCACCGATCCCGGAAGTGAATCCACATCGATGACCGGCGTTGTTGTCGACATCACGGAACGCAGACGATCCGAGCGCGAGATCGAGCAGCAACGGAGTGAGCTGGCCCATCTCTCCCGAGTTTCCACGGTGAGCGAGCTGTCGGGTTCGCTGGCGCACGAACTCAACCAGCCACTGGCCATCATCCTGACCAACGCCCAGGCCGCCCTGCGTTTCCTCGCGCAGGACCCCCCGGATCTGAGCGAAGCCCGCGATATTCTTAACGACATCGTTTCCGAAGACCAGCGTGCCGGCCAGATCATCCAGAAGCTGCGCTCTTTGCTCAAGCACGGGGAAACCAGTCTTCGCTGCCTCAGTGTCAACGACACCATTGACGAAGTCCTCCAGCTCGCGCGCAGCGACCTTATTGAGCAGGGGGTCACCGTGCGCCGCAACCTGTCCGGGGTTCGGCCCAAGGTCATGGCCGACAGTATCCAGCTCCAGCAGGTCCTCCTCAACCTGGTCCGCAACAGCTGTGATGCCATGACCGACAACCCGGTCTCCGGAAAGCATCTCACCCTGGCAACATCGCACCACGACAACCAGGTCCGGATCTCGGTCTCGGACACCGGATGCGGGCTTCCGGCGGACCTGGAAAGCGTATTTGAATCGTTCTACACGACCAAAGAGCAGGGGCTGGGTCTCGGCCTCTCCATCTGCCGCTCGATCATCAGGGCACACAAGGGACGATTGTGGGCGGAGACACCGGACGGTGGCGGAGCGGTCTTCTGCCTGGAGCTGCCGGCCGTGGAGACGGCGCGGGCGGAGACCGGATAA
- a CDS encoding DUF1254 domain-containing protein yields MESAEEKLTPAEAKEPEVIIVPGIKDHNWNVQLHDNYSRWWHMIGSQFSAPGSLRRLLIGPNWSGKLPDGFVGADIVPSESDFAGMEKVRGPGKLTGVDYLRWVSLVLKDPSFTKQTGSLREVTAFARFERLGLKTGTPFDPD; encoded by the coding sequence CTGGAAAGCGCCGAAGAGAAGCTCACTCCCGCTGAGGCGAAGGAACCCGAGGTCATCATCGTCCCCGGAATCAAGGATCATAATTGGAACGTCCAACTTCACGACAACTACTCGCGCTGGTGGCACATGATCGGCAGCCAGTTCAGTGCGCCCGGCTCCCTCCGGCGGTTGCTGATCGGCCCGAACTGGAGCGGCAAGCTGCCCGACGGATTCGTCGGGGCCGACATCGTGCCGTCCGAGTCCGACTTTGCCGGCATGGAGAAGGTCCGTGGTCCGGGCAAGCTCACCGGCGTGGACTACCTCCGCTGGGTCAGCCTGGTGCTGAAAGATCCCAGTTTCACCAAACAGACCGGCAGCCTTCGTGAAGTCACCGCCTTTGCGCGTTTCGAGCGCCTTGGGCTCAAGACCGGCACGCCGTTCGATCCCGATTGA
- a CDS encoding response regulator has protein sequence MTRDDVPCGVHSSIEPRCNRQKAVPVTGCGPVFQTSPLIAILDDEPQMGKALSRLLRTHGLEVTAFTDGRSLLEFCASRLPDCLLLDLHMPIMSGFDLLECLAGQRMPFPVIVITGHDQPGNEARVRALGAMDYLLKPLNEPELMAVIERVIPKGSPFPVPAHIQSRISKS, from the coding sequence ATGACCCGTGACGACGTTCCCTGCGGGGTTCACTCTTCCATTGAACCAAGGTGCAATAGACAGAAAGCCGTTCCCGTGACAGGATGCGGACCTGTGTTCCAAACCTCGCCACTTATAGCCATCCTGGACGACGAGCCGCAGATGGGCAAAGCCCTGAGCCGTCTTCTCAGGACCCATGGACTCGAGGTGACGGCCTTTACGGACGGCCGGAGCCTGCTTGAGTTCTGCGCTTCAAGATTGCCCGATTGCCTCCTGCTGGACCTGCACATGCCAATCATGAGCGGGTTCGACCTGCTCGAGTGTCTTGCCGGACAGCGCATGCCGTTCCCCGTAATCGTCATCACCGGGCACGACCAGCCGGGTAACGAGGCGCGGGTGCGGGCCCTTGGAGCCATGGACTATCTCCTCAAACCACTTAATGAACCCGAGCTAATGGCGGTCATTGAAAGAGTGATCCCCAAAGGAAGTCCGTTTCCTGTGCCCGCTCACATTCAATCCCGGATATCGAAATCATGA